From Sphaeramia orbicularis chromosome 21, fSphaOr1.1, whole genome shotgun sequence:
GAGGTCTTCGCCGTGTTGACTGCCAACAAACAGCCCGTCCATGACCCGCTGCTGACCCCGGAGGAGGAGGCATCGGTGAAGGCCATGAGCCTGGGGGAGGCCAAGATCCGGAGGGCAGAGCTACAGAAGGCCCGCGCCCTGCAGTCCTACTATGAAGCCCGGGCCCGAAGGGACCGGAAGATCAAGAGCAAGAAGTACCACAAGGTCCAGAACAAGGCCAAGCGCAAAGACCTGCTGAAGCAGTTTGACCACATGGTGCAGACGGACCCGGCTGCCGCCCTGGAGGAGCTGAAGAAGATGGAGGTGGCGAGGATGCAGGAGAGGATGTCCCTCAAGCACCAGAACAGCAGCAAGTGGGCGCGGTCCAAGGCCATCATGGCCAAGTACGACCAGGACGCACGCAATGCCATGCAGCAGCAGCTGGACATCAACAAGGAGCTGACACAGAAGGTGGTGACGGCACTGAATGACGAccaagaagaggaggagcaggaggaggaggtgatgccAGAGTGTATAAATGATGCAGAGGAAGCAGACGCTGCCAACCCGTGGATGAGAGGGAGACTGTCCCAGGACCCAGAAGACAAcgagaaaactgaagatctgACTGTGGAGGTGGAGAATAAAggtggagaagaagaggaggaggaggaagaagaagaggagggagaagaagaagcacTGCTAAGGAAATTTGACAGCAGGAGGAAGCAGCGCCGggctgaagaggaggaggcggcagCGGCGGCAGCAGTGGAGTCTGCAGAAGAAGAacacaaagatgatgatgaagaactgACGGAGTTCACAAACCTCCTCCGCCGTCGTCAGCAAGAGGAAGAGCAGACTAAGGTGGAGACAGGAAACCCGGCCCCCCTGCTGGAGGAGGGGCTAATGAGGGTCAGgacgctggaggaggtggagcaacTGGGTCAGGTACGGTGGCCCGGAGGCCAAACCCACACCACAGTTCAGACGGTTGGAAAAGGAGCAACAACACTTTAACTGATGAACCAGGATCAGAAACACATGTATCTAACAAACACAACAGGATAGAAAGACAATCAGGGattagcatttttatttatttacaaagacGTAAAAATTAAAACTCAACAGAGTTGATTTTGGTTCTGTTCAGTCCCAAACAAGTGTTGTTGCACATTTTCCTTCTAAAATGttgttttccatcatgttgtgtttTCTAAAATTTAGTGACATTTTCATTTCTGAAATAGTCAGTGTAAATGTAGTAAATGTTTCTGAAGGATGAGTTTATTTTCCAAACGGTCGCATCCTCTGAAATAtccatttttttctctgaaatgtCATGTTTTCTAAAAAGTAAATGTCACTGTTGGTTTGTGACATGTGTTTTCCCAAATGCCTTTGTACTTTCTGAAAAATTGGTGCAATTTCTGAAATTTGAGTGTTTTCCAAAAGGTTGAAGAATGTAAACGTCTGTTACGTTTCCTGGAGTTTTGGCACGTGTTGAGTCTTATGTGGATCCAAAAGTGAATTTTCTGGAACATTTtcaacactttcagtgccatttTTTTGAGAATGCCTTTGTGTTTTGTTAAAAGTTGTGAAATTTCATTGACTTTTCTGAAACGTTCCGTGTTCAGGAACATTAGAACGTCATTGGGTTTTTCCAAAACACTCTGACATGTGTCAGTGTGTtaaaattgggtttttttgtttgttttttttgtgttgtgttttctaAAGTGTGCATTGTCATGTGACCCTCAGGACCCTGGTTCCGAGGAGAATCCGGTCGCTGCTGATCCAGAACCTGCCCTCCCTCCAACAGAACCTCCACCTGAGACAAGAAAGGCGAGTAAATCTAAGAAGAGGAAACGTGGGATTGAGCTGCAGGAAGTTCTGACCAAACAGACCAAAGTCATTGCGGTTCCACTCGCTCCAACAGCCGAGGATGTGGAGGACGGCGGCGCAGAGGAGCTGGACCAGCGCGGGCTGATCCAGGAGGCATTCGCCGGAGACGATGTTGTCTCTGATTTCCTCAAAGACAAGAGGAAGCAGGAGGAGGCGGGGAGGCCGAAAGTGGTGGACCTGACGCTGCCTGGGTGGGGCGAGTGGGGCGGGACTGGCATCCAACCATCACGCAAGAAACGCCGCAGGTTCAGGGTCAAACCCAACCCGCCACCGTATCGGAAGGACAAGAACCTACCCAGTGTGATCATCTCAGAGCAGAGGAACAGCGCCATCAGCCTCCACCGGGTCAGCGCACTGCCCTTCCCCTTCGAGAACCACGCCCAGTTTGAGAGCACCATCCGCTGCCCGCTGGGACGTACGTGGAACAGCGAACGCACCGTCCAGAAGGTCACCAGGCCCCGGGTCGTCACCACGCTGGGCGCCATCATTGAGCCCATGAGCCGCGAAGAGCTGCTCAAGGACCAAACAAAGGGGGATTCTGGGGAAAAAAGCAACACCAACCCAGTgaaagaaaagaacacacatCACAAACACAAAGCAGGGAACAAACAGAagcagaaaaagaaataaaacaacaactgCTGTGAATGATGGGACGTGGAGGATGTCACTGTTGGACTTTTACTGTCTGTGAGTTTCAGAATTAGTTTATGataaaatatgtcaaatatatAAAGCAATAAATTCCACATGTTGAGTTAAAGATGTGTTTCTGTTTATTATGTGGAGATTAAAGCTTTAACGTGTTACTGGAATTTTATTAAAACCACACAGagaacaaacataaacataatgtgaCCACACTTGaaacccttggccttcagtccatgccaaagtttttgcatatATGGAACGGGCAGATGGACAACTAACTGATGACAACACCCTGCAgtgagggccgagggtaaaaactgaaaaatggtCAAATTATTCTCCCATGTTTTGACAAAAAGGGAAAAATAACTTATGATCAAAGACCAACAATAATTCACGTTTTACTGAAAGAAATCCTTCCGTTTTTACTGGAAGGACGTAATATCTTGTAGTTTGAGTGTTTTGTCCTTTTATCATTAACTTCTTACACTTGtaggttgtttttttaaatcatatataCTATACTGCAGATGTATCCTAATCCTAAAAAAGTCTATAATTTTTCTGTTCATTACATGACTGaatttattcaacctttattacacacaaaataaaataatttattgaAATTTTAGGATTTAAAACAGAAAAGCAGCTCTTAATGTTGATTAGAGGTATAATGTAAAATcctctgcattaaaataacaaagaatattacaaaaaaaattccaaaatcttcAATTGTATTTAGTGAAATAGTTCCTTTAATTTAACTTGCAGATTCTAGATTTTATTTTGGATATTTTGCAAATAAAGTGACAGTCATTGTTCATCAGATATAGTtactttttaatgtaaatatttaatcATAAATATTCTATGTAATTTTCATTTGATTGTAGGAGTGAACAGTGAAATCCTTGTTAAATGTTTTTGCTGTAATGACCTCGTGACCCTCCTGCAGTACCGGTGCAGTCCACCAGAGGGGGCCCGTCCCAGTGAAGTGGCTGATTAATCCTGTGATGATTTcactgtgtttgagtgaaaatatTGGATGTAAAACGTGATCCGAGTGCATCTGCTCTGTCTCTGCTGTGGGTTTCCAATCTGCTGCTGATGCGGCAGCGGCAGCTAAAAGAAAAGCCATTAGAGTTGGGTTAAACCTTCACACATGGGTGAGAGTGCATGCTGTGGCACCTGACGTCTCTGTATTTCACATGATAGACACTCTATTAAAGCAGGGGATCCTGTAATGGACTCTGCATCAGTTCAGGTAATGGCTGTCACACTCAGATTTCCATTACAAAGCTTACAGTTACTAAATCAGTCATTCTCCGCCTCCTCTCTATCCAACCTCCTCCTCTATGGGGCAATTACTACAGCTTCATagacccccccccgcccccaatcGACCCCCCCTCAGCACAGACCTGGTCCTTGGACTCGCTGCTGCCTGCTGGACTGAAACGGATCAGTCTCAGATAGATGAAGCCTCTGCAGCTGTAAATCAGACACTACAACTCCCATGATGGAGCGGGGTTTTCAGCTTAAAGCCCATTTGTGAGATCTGCTCAAATGTTTATTCTAGGATGAAGAAACGACTGCGCCTGAATAATAAGCATCTGTTTACTGCAGCATAGGTCCGGCTGCTCACACCTCCACACTTTTACTACAACAGAGGATGTTCACGGTGCAGGAGGGTGTGCATTTCTGCAGCTTTGACGACATATTTAAACTAATATATAAAATGATGCGGCTGCAAACATTTAcacatttcaatatttttcagttaCAACAGTTGAAATACATGATGGTATAGTTTAAAGATGAGGACAGACTGTTAAATACTGTTCTTTTCTTCATATTTTACACATAATACCATATATATTTCCatttattatctgtatatatgcTTGTATGTTGTACACATTTCTAATTGTACTACAGAGTTAGCTTTTGGTACATTTTAGTGGTAATTAATAGTAATTTAGTAATaactgtatatttaatattttatctttgtagtttttgtatattgccagtattgttcagtattttgtgatatttttaatagtctttttgcactttgagtgtttttgctgctaaactgattttcattgtttctgtaaCAATGAcgaagatctattctattctattctattctattctattctattctattctattctattctattctattctacaattTAGAAGGAAATTAACTCTAAATACATTTTCTCTGCACTTCTATGTGCACTGTAATACAGTATCTGTATACTGTTTGGATAGATGACAGTGATCATAAATAACATCCATATTCAACGTTTGTTAAATATCTTCAACTTCTCAATAATGTTTGATGTCATGTTTGTCTTGGTGCAGTAAGTTCTTTATttctacagatttgatgaaaatttaCTAATAACTAATATATGAAGTGATGTAGCTGCAGTCGTTTAGACATTTCAATATTTTCAACAATTAACAGTTAAAATAAATGATCACATTGTATAAAGATAAGGACAGACTGTTAAATACTGTTCTTTTCTTCATATTTTACACATAATTTAGAAGGAAATTAACTCTAAATACATTTTCTGTGCACTTGTACATGTACTGTAACCCAGTATCTGTATATAGTGTTTGGACAGACGACAGTGGTCATAAATAACATCCACATGTACGGTGTTTGTTGAATATCTGGTCGTTCTCATGGTCCTCTGGCTGCAGTAGTTTCCTCCTCTAGTTTCCTGCTGCTGTGTGTTCATGAAACACTCTGATCGAGGACTCTTTCTCATTTCCATCTGTAATCTAAGGCCTAACTCCATTCCCTCCCTGACAGGTGTAAGATTAACTTAGTTAGGTACAGAGCCGCTCATGCACACCAAATTAAATTAATGGAACAAATTTCCCTCCTAATTAAGATGAAAATACGTGTCAGTTGTAACCTTGCTGAGCACTAATTATGTACAAATGATTTATCATCTGTTTCGTCCTGAATAGCAATGGGCTCACCTCTCCGATAGCCCTGGCTGGCTGTTAAGAGATGGCCGCTGATTAACACTGACAGGTTGTGCTGCGGAGAAGCTGCACGTCGGCCGTCGTCCAATCAGAGGCGGCCTGAgctcagcctctcctcctctccatTAACCTACATTGAGTGTGCAGCTGAGCATCACCGGGCCTCGCCGCTCCTTCTTGTTTCTCTCCCCAGAATGAAAATAAAGCACATGCAGGGGGAGGAGGTGGGGGAGTTGGAGTGAAtgatggaacccggagcctgaaaACCACATCCCACATGAgtctggacccagaccggactgGACCGGATCCACCTGCTGGACATGAAGAGGAAACTAGAACCAAGAATGAACAGTCAATGGAAACATGAAAACTTATCACACAAATAattaaatatctcatcacttcTGAAACATATATTATTATCCTCATGAATAACCTCATTATTGACTAATAATGAGGTTTGCATCGTTTAGAGATGATAATTCATTATTTAGAGAAGGTTTCTATGTCAGTGTGTTGacaaattatgttttgttttttttttttgatactttGACATCATTATTTTGACAAAGATTCTCATCATTTTGGAATATGaaggaattatgggaaattacatgtattttaccTGTTATCTGTTTTTAGATATTAAACTCTTTTAacctctgtagcactttgagatttgtttttaaaggaaaagtgcatgataaataaagtgtattattattattaatattatcattatGAAGTCATTAGTTTGAATCCGCATCATTATTTTTGATAAAAATGAgtcattatgttcagttaatttctACAATACCTGCTGTTAAACACATGAGTGAAATATAGCTAATGCTAGCTTAGCTACTTCCTGTCACCAcccattaatgtaaatatctgtcacttaactcatattatTTTACCAGGTATAAAATAGAAGACACattttaatcaaaataaattccctgtgttttactttaaaaatcagCTGTCACACAATCAAATCAACTAATGGTGGTTAGCGAGTTAGCATTAAGCACAGCTAAATGTTAGCTAACGAGCTAACAGCAGCGTCAGATAGAGGAAATAAGATAAAAGTTGTTTAAGAAAAAGACCTAAAACtaaaagaatacaaaaaaaactaaaagattATGGTATTTTGAAAAATTATTCTTGACCAAATCCACAGATAACACTCCTACCAAATATTATTTAATTTAGCTATAATGCTAACATAGCCTAACTGATGTTTAATTAATCGTAATCACAGACATCCTTTATAAACACTAATTTATTTAATAAGAAATAATCTGCACATTCTATTTTACAACGAAGCCATAAAGCCACACATAACATGATGATTTTTCTAGAACTAGAGCATGTTTTTATTTAGGGAAATGTGACAAAAAGTATGGTTGTATTCTGTCATACATGTGTTTCTGCtcagaatttttttaaaaaaagcaactcCTTATACTGAAATAAGTCAACAAGGTCATTATTTGAGAAAGTctgtcagtatttttgtgatattATCTTGTTATTTTACCGTGCTATGTCATCATTTTAGAAAATATTCTCATTATGtgaagatattattattatttatagatagTAACCATTATTTGACCATGTTtcgtcactttctgatattctgCCTCTGAGTTTCAGGATTTTATTTCCATCACAGTGTTGAACATGCGTTTAAATATCAAACAGACTCTAATAACAAACTGCTGACACAGTAACACTCATGCATCATAACATCAGATCAGTTCCAGTTTACAACCAGCAGGTGTCGCAGTAGGTTCAGCCTGTGCAGTGTGAACTCCACTGGACTAAAGGcctgtaaataaacagtaaaaccaGGGCTGCTCTGTCTTATTTGCCGCTGCCTTGCATGTACAGATATATTTGAGCGGCTGTGATTAGCATTAGAATCATGGGAATCCCCAGCGATGCTCAGGACACAGCGGCCAATCTGTAATCATTGTTCCGCAGGCGTGCTCATGGGGGAAACAGCCCACTCTGTCATTATCAGTCaatacagcacacacacacatgttggcATCGCAGCAGGACATTTGCATTTCTTCCTCATAGACCTGAGAATTTGTGCATGTGAAGCTGAGGACAGCCGGAGAAAGGCGTCCTCAGAACAGTATTATGTGGAGGTAGAGTCCACTCAGCCTGCTCGGCCCCACTCAGCCCACTCTGCTGTAGCGCTGCTGCTGGTTTGTAGTTTCATTGTTGTGTTAAATGTCAgggtgtgtatgtgcccttcagccggtttgtgttgtgtttggagCCCAAACCCTGACTACTCCCCAGCTGCTGCTGCAGACATGGCCCAGCCCTGGTTCATGTCGGCGTGGAAGAGGGTCTCAGCCCCATGGGGGGTGGTCCTGCATGAACACAGTCAAAGGAAACCTGGAACACACAAGGCTTTATTTACATGTGAACACAATCAACAGGAAATAATACAACCACTTTATGCCTGTGCAGGCCATGAAAACGTATACGTTACAATAATGAGGTTCAGTTTGTCACCAAATCCAAATGAAAAGAGCAAAAACATGGAGTTTTCTACCATATTCAAGGTCAGGGTTAATTACAATTCACTAGTGTTTAACCAATGTCAAGGCAAAACAAAATGAGCAGGATTATTATGGAAATGTCACTAAATGTGCATCATCTCCAAATATCAGATCTGTTTATTTGATTTGGTTCAGACATATTGTTTTAACCCCTTGTGTTAGTTTCTACACCTTTACACTATGGCCTGGGTCAGTTTTTTAGTATTAATAACATAGAGCTACAGATCTTAGAATATACAATATAAACACCTCATCTGGTCAGAATTTAGAGACGATGAATTCTTGATTAATGTTTCCAAGAACAGCAAGAGTCTACAACAGAgttcaccaaccctggtcctcaagagctcctatcctgcatgttttagatgtatccctcttccaacacatctgattcaaatgataagcctatcatcaagctctgcagaagcctgataacaacccgtcaggtgtgctggaagagggaaacatctaaaacatgcaggatagtagctctagaGGACCAGCCAGggctggtgacccctggtctacaatATCAGGTCCTATTTAATCTataatatataaagtgtcatgaagaTGAAGGAAACTAAAAATAACATGAATATTCTGGATCTGGAGGATTTTTGTTATGACATTTACAACCATCGAAcatgaaaaatgtgcaaaacattcAACACTTCAAAAAAAATGTTGCAATTTCTTAATATTTGCAACTATATTTATTGCATGACTTGAGGAAACTTCATCCTatttcaggcaaaaaaaaaaaaaaaattaaccttcTAGTTTCcaagtgagcatattatgcacactttgaaTTTAtgttataaaaataatataatatataatataaataatataatataaatataataatataaaaccagcacattgtaaacaatgttaaattacTACACTTCCACCTTtcaccaagtgagtaaaaaaatgCACACAGACAAATTTTAGCAACTAACATTAGACctggcacaaaaaataataatgtatattaaccagtgttggtgttaatcatcgACATATGCCagggtgaaaaaataaaaaatatatggtataTTGTGtggtacattgaaaaaaaaaaacaacaagatttttgtgggtttttttgcatcaaaaaatatggtttggttacattacaaacatgacatttgaagggttaaaactaaggcagttattgagtatttggtattttgtttatggctcaagttgaagaaatacaaaaaatgaaaaagttaaaaacaaactgtacgaaaaacatttgacataaataaAACATTGCACAGATTATACACTTTAGGTGATACTGATTATTAGATCAGTATTGatctaaaaaaataaagatatcaTTCAACCACTGATATGTTTCATACAGTATTTCCTCAAACATGTAGAGCCATGTTGGTGTTTTAGAGATTTACAGCGTTTTTCAGCCGTTTCTGTttggtttgattttatttttagaaaatggagaaaaacatgaaatatatgatttacaagTGAATGTGAAGCAACAGGAGATGTGAAAGTGAAGCCTGATGAGtgacaaaatgtttaataaaattccttcataaatagaaatagaaataattATGCAATACACCATTTACATCATTAAACACTAGAGTTTTCTGGAATGAGGTTCATATgacttggtttgtttttgtttagagaAAGTCTGTTTAATACTGAGGAAGTCCTCAAAGATTTAAACCAAACTGGggtcttttcctaaccctaacctaaggAGTATTATTGTCTAAACCTAAGAACTTGGTGACCCCATCCTCTACCACATCCATCTGAATCCTGAGAAAAAGGAATAAATTAGTGGATGAATTAATGACAAATTTCACTGagattataacatggaaatgtaaAATGACAACTGTTTTTCAGCTAAAAGGTTGGAAAATGACgggaaaaacagcataaaaaatacataaaaatgcactaaaatgcactatctgtaggtttgatgaagctgaatttctgactttttagGACATTTTTCTCTTTGGTCTAATTTTATTCAAGTTCAAGGTATCTTCATTATCCCCGAAGGGCAACTTGTTTTGAGTCAGTAAAACAAACTACCCCTCACACTAATACCAGTCCAACAGAcctcatagttattgtgttgaaccagcATCTACCATGTTTACATCCACTAactttatatttacatttgtccATCAATAATGTTTGCGCTACTGACGCTGAAGCttctaaagctcatacctgaatcAGCCCCTTGCCCCATCAACCCCTCCACccttaaagacatgttaagacCAGCAGCTGCAGAGGAACAGAAGaagaatgatgaagatgaagacctCAGGAGTGAGTTTAATCGTCTCCATGGAAACCAGTGTCCAGGTTATGATCATGGATGTAAAGTCACTTTAAAAAGGAGGTTTTTAAAAGGAGGCTTCCATCTTCCTTCCTTCAGTGTGTGTAAGTTATTAACACCCAGAAATCCAACACTACGTTCATCTGAATGTCTTAATGCTCAATActgattttttgctgaaatcagatttttttggtgtttgTTCTCATTCTGATGTAACTGTGATGTCATCAGACTCATGATCTCATCAGACTCATGTGATGTCATCAGACTGATGTGtgaacagtgatgtcacatgcatCATACTGTGTTTATGAAGTGAATATAGATCTCACtgggctccgcctcctccagaaTAGAACTGTGACATCTGTCATATCTCAATGATGTAAAAATCAGATGAAAttaccgttcagactgaagtcacactgaAATATCCGATTTGGAGCAGATTTAAGACGAAATATAAGTGACTGTGATTATTCAGGTTAAAAACCTGTTTCATTAGAGTATACTGATACTGAGGTAAATTTACCTGAAGTGTTCAATATGTGAATGAGTTAAATGACATTTaagaaaatgttaaatagagagaaattttAATTTGGCAACTGGTACAAAAgtgtcactgggtctttatgggttaaagttatatTTCGGCGCTTTTTTTAAAATTCCTGTTTTAAACTGTTTGTCAGTAGGACAGAACTACAACATGGAATTTAAAGGAGCTAGCATATGTTTTTCAGGTGGAAACAAGTTTTTCCTACCAAAAAAATGACTTTCTTTCATTTGAATGTccattgataggtttagtggatcaacagttattaaatactttagatcagtagatggttttagtctctGATGGTTAAATATCCTGCTTCCATTACATGTCTGTAACATTTTAAAAAGCTCCAAAAATATAGAACAGGTGGaaattttcactgttttgtaccATTTCTTGTGCAGTTTTCCTAACTCACTGTTCTGGAAAAAGGTCTGGGGGTGACAGAGGAAAATGGTCCAGTCAGTTTCTCATATCTGCACGGAACTCTGGGAAAATCTAATCAAATCTTTAAATTCATCGGACGTGAAAGATCAGAGATTAATTAATGTAACAGTGAgtatgaaaaaaatgcacaagaaatggtatgaaaacagtgaaaaagctccacctgttctatatTTATGGGCTCAAACTGTCCCAAACTGGACGATACTCATGTTGTGTCATATTGTTCCATTAAGTTgaacatattgtaattcaagtgtctGAGAGGATGTGACACTTCTGCATCTACTTCCTCCCTGTGTTTTCAGGTGGTAGATGATCTACAGAAGATCAGCCAGGTAGGAGGGGTAaatctgtgattgacaggtgtgttaCTCATCTTGTACCATAGTATAacatcatatcatatcaaatCATATTGTATCAAATCATATCGTATCGTACAGTATCGTACAGTATCGTACCATATTGTACCATactatatcatatcatatcatatcatatcatatcatatcatatcatgtcatattgCATCTAATCATGTTATATattacatcacatcacatcacattgtATCAGTTTGTATCGTACTGTATCTGTTCAAACTGTCCAAAACCGTACGCTACTCATGTTGTGTCATGTTGTTCTGTTCAGTATCATTTCATGCTGTATCAGTgaacatattgtaattcaagtatcTGAGAGGATAAacctgtgattgacaggtg
This genomic window contains:
- the LOC115412495 gene encoding U3 small nucleolar RNA-associated protein 14 homolog A; the protein is MAKVSKKQAIKKVKKTKKKSDSAEETLAAVPTVAYDEEEEEEEEDLNGNFSGEEDEEDERRRQKLLEAISSLGGNRRKRLGERSEAAVQMSEFGVSVDGEGRKIQLSELIPKSAPVKTQKQLKTLQASTRTVDSPLSKQETERIQRDLAFQKTAEEVTRWKSLIRQNERAEQLVFPLNQEPSGPRPVDRVALGWMAQTPLEQEVFAVLTANKQPVHDPLLTPEEEASVKAMSLGEAKIRRAELQKARALQSYYEARARRDRKIKSKKYHKVQNKAKRKDLLKQFDHMVQTDPAAALEELKKMEVARMQERMSLKHQNSSKWARSKAIMAKYDQDARNAMQQQLDINKELTQKVVTALNDDQEEEEQEEEVMPECINDAEEADAANPWMRGRLSQDPEDNEKTEDLTVEVENKGGEEEEEEEEEEEGEEEALLRKFDSRRKQRRAEEEEAAAAAAVESAEEEHKDDDEELTEFTNLLRRRQQEEEQTKVETGNPAPLLEEGLMRVRTLEEVEQLGQDPGSEENPVAADPEPALPPTEPPPETRKASKSKKRKRGIELQEVLTKQTKVIAVPLAPTAEDVEDGGAEELDQRGLIQEAFAGDDVVSDFLKDKRKQEEAGRPKVVDLTLPGWGEWGGTGIQPSRKKRRRFRVKPNPPPYRKDKNLPSVIISEQRNSAISLHRVSALPFPFENHAQFESTIRCPLGRTWNSERTVQKVTRPRVVTTLGAIIEPMSREELLKDQTKGDSGEKSNTNPVKEKNTHHKHKAGNKQKQKKK